CGGTCACGCCGACCTCATGCGGGAGGCGATCGACGGTCTGGTCGGAGAGGACCCGCCGCAGTGAGTGAAGAGTTGGTCGTCGTGTCGGCCAACCAGGCGGCACCTGAGGACGTGGACGCGATCTTCGGTACCACCGACGCCGGTCATTGCCGGTGCCAGCGGTTCAAGGTCGCCGGCTGGATCTGGCGTGACACCACCGAGGACGAGCGGATCGCGCGGCTCTACCAGCAGACCGCGTGCGGCGACCCGGGCGCGCCGGCGACCAGCGGCCTGGTGGCCTACCTGGACGGTGAGCCGGTGGGCTGGGTCGCCGTCGAACCGCGCACGGCCTACCCGAAGCTGCGCGGCACCCGCGTCCCGTGGCTGGGGCGCGCGGAGGACAAGGACGACCCTGGCGTGTGGGCGGTGACGTGTTTCGTGGTGCGCAAGGGGTTCCGGGGGCGGGGTCTGACCTACCCGCTGGCCCGCGCGGCGGTCGAGCACGCGCGGCGGGGCGGGGCCAGGGCGGTCGAGGCATACCCGATGGTCG
This DNA window, taken from Saccharothrix variisporea, encodes the following:
- a CDS encoding GNAT family N-acetyltransferase; this translates as MSEELVVVSANQAAPEDVDAIFGTTDAGHCRCQRFKVAGWIWRDTTEDERIARLYQQTACGDPGAPATSGLVAYLDGEPVGWVAVEPRTAYPKLRGTRVPWLGRAEDKDDPGVWAVTCFVVRKGFRGRGLTYPLARAAVEHARRGGARAVEAYPMVVPPGKHITWGETHVGVRQVFEEAGFTEVTHPFPRRVVMRLDFP